In one Diceros bicornis minor isolate mBicDic1 chromosome 2, mDicBic1.mat.cur, whole genome shotgun sequence genomic region, the following are encoded:
- the GATA2 gene encoding endothelial transcription factor GATA-2 isoform X3: MEVAPEQPRWMAHPAVLNAQHPDSHHPGLAHNYMEPAQLLPPDEVDVFFNHLDSQGTPYYANPAHARARVSYSPAHARLTGGQMCRPHLLHSPGLPWLDGGKAALSAAAAHHHNPWTVSPFSKTPLHPSAAGGPGGPLSVYPGAASASGGGSGSSVASLTPTAAHSGSHLFGFPPTPPKEVSPDPSAVGAASPASSSAGGSAARGEDKDGVKYQVSLPESMKLEGGSPLRPGLAAVSTQPATHHPIPTYPSYVPAAAHDYSSGLFHPGGFLGGPASSFTPKQRSKARSCSEGRECVNCGATATPLWRRDGTGHYLCNACGLYHKMNGQNRPLIKPKRRLSAARRAGTCCANCQTTTTTLWRRNANGDPVCNACGLYYKLHNVNRPLTMKKEGIQTRNRKMSNKSKKSKKGTECFEELSKCMQDKASPFSAAALAGHMAPVGHLPPFSHSGHILPTPTPIHPSSSLPFGHPHPSSMVTAMG; this comes from the exons ATGGAGGTGGCGCCCGAGCAGCCGCGCTGGATGGCGCACCCCGCCGTGCTGAATGCGCAGCACCCCGACTCGCACCACCCGGGCCTGGCGCACAACTACATGGAGCCCGCGCAGCTGCTGCCCCCCGACGAGGTGGATGTCTTCTTCAACCACCTTGACTCGCAGGGCACCCCCTACTACGCCAATCCGGCCCACGCGCGGGCGCGCGTCTCCTACAGCCCCGCGCACG CTCGCCTGACCGGAGGCCAGATGTGCCGCCCACACTTGTTGCACAGCCCGGGGTTGCCCTGGCTGGACGGGGGTAAAGCAGCCCTCTCCGCGGCGGCAGCACACCACCACAACCCCTGGACCGTGAGCCCCTTCTCCAAGACACCACTGCACCCCTCAGCTGCTGGAGGCCCCGGAGGCCCCCTCTCCGTGTACCCAGGGGCGGCGAGTGCGAGTGGGGGAGGCAGCGGGAGCTCTGTGGCCTCCCTCACTCCCACTGCAGCCCACTCTGGCTCCCACCTCTTTGGCTTCCCACCCACCCCGCCCAAGGAAGTGTCTCCTGACCCCAGCGCTGTGGGggctgcctccccagcctcctcttcCGCAGGGGGTAGTGCCGCTCGGGGAGAGGACAAGGATGGCGTCAAGTACCAGGTGTCGCTGCCAGAGAGCATGAAGCTGGAAGGCGGCAGTCCCCTGCGCCCGGGCCTGGCTGCTGTGAGCACCCAGCCTGCCACACACCACCCCATCCCCACCTATCCCTCCTATGTGCCGGCCGCGGCCCACGACTACAGCAGCGGGCTCTTCCATCCCGGAGGCTTCCTGGGTGGCCCTGCCTCCAGCTTCACCCCTAAGCAGCGCAGCAAGGCGCGCTCCTGCTCAG AAGGCCGGGAGTGTGTCAACTGTGGGGCCACAGCCACCCCTCTCTGGCGGCGAGACGGCACTGGCCACTACCTGTGCAATGCCTGCGGGCTCTACCACAAGATGAACGGGCAGAACCGGCCGCTGATCAAGCCCAAGCGGAGACTG TCAGCCGCCAGGAGAGCGGGCACCTGTTGTGCAAATTGTCAGACGACAACCACCACCTTATGGCGCCGAAACGCCAACGGGGACCCTGTCTGCAACGCCTGTGGCCTCTACTACAAGCTGCACAAT GTGAACAGGCCACTGACCATGAAGAAGGAAGGGATCCAGACCCGGAACCGGAAGATGTCCAACAAGTCCAAGAAGAGCAAGAAAGGGACCGAGTGCTTCGAGGAGCTGTCCAAGTGTATGCAGGACAAGGCCTCCCCCTTCAGTGCAGCCGCCCTGGCCGGGCACATGGCACCCGTGGGCCACCTCCCGCCCTTCAGCCATTCGGGACACATCTTGCCCACCCCGACACCCATCcacccctcctccagcctcccctTCGGCCACCCCCACCCATCCAGCATGGTGACCGCCATGGGCTAG
- the GATA2 gene encoding endothelial transcription factor GATA-2 isoform X2, translating into MGESEETRAPGPLDPQSWISGLEGRRRLLRPDPEPPPAMEVAPEQPRWMAHPAVLNAQHPDSHHPGLAHNYMEPAQLLPPDEVDVFFNHLDSQGTPYYANPAHARARVSYSPAHARLTGGQMCRPHLLHSPGLPWLDGGKAALSAAAAHHHNPWTVSPFSKTPLHPSAAGGPGGPLSVYPGAASASGGGSGSSVASLTPTAAHSGSHLFGFPPTPPKEVSPDPSAVGAASPASSSAGGSAARGEDKDGVKYQVSLPESMKLEGGSPLRPGLAAVSTQPATHHPIPTYPSYVPAAAHDYSSGLFHPGGFLGGPASSFTPKQRSKARSCSEGRECVNCGATATPLWRRDGTGHYLCNACGLYHKMNGQNRPLIKPKRRLSAARRAGTCCANCQTTTTTLWRRNANGDPVCNACGLYYKLHNVNRPLTMKKEGIQTRNRKMSNKSKKSKKGTECFEELSKCMQDKASPFSAAALAGHMAPVGHLPPFSHSGHILPTPTPIHPSSSLPFGHPHPSSMVTAMG; encoded by the exons ATGGGAGAGAGCGAGGAGACGCGTGCTCCGGGCCCACTCGACCCACAGAGCTGGATCTCTGGATTGGAG GGACGCCGCCGCCTCCTCCGCCCAGATCCCGAACCTCCGCCGGCCATGGAGGTGGCGCCCGAGCAGCCGCGCTGGATGGCGCACCCCGCCGTGCTGAATGCGCAGCACCCCGACTCGCACCACCCGGGCCTGGCGCACAACTACATGGAGCCCGCGCAGCTGCTGCCCCCCGACGAGGTGGATGTCTTCTTCAACCACCTTGACTCGCAGGGCACCCCCTACTACGCCAATCCGGCCCACGCGCGGGCGCGCGTCTCCTACAGCCCCGCGCACG CTCGCCTGACCGGAGGCCAGATGTGCCGCCCACACTTGTTGCACAGCCCGGGGTTGCCCTGGCTGGACGGGGGTAAAGCAGCCCTCTCCGCGGCGGCAGCACACCACCACAACCCCTGGACCGTGAGCCCCTTCTCCAAGACACCACTGCACCCCTCAGCTGCTGGAGGCCCCGGAGGCCCCCTCTCCGTGTACCCAGGGGCGGCGAGTGCGAGTGGGGGAGGCAGCGGGAGCTCTGTGGCCTCCCTCACTCCCACTGCAGCCCACTCTGGCTCCCACCTCTTTGGCTTCCCACCCACCCCGCCCAAGGAAGTGTCTCCTGACCCCAGCGCTGTGGGggctgcctccccagcctcctcttcCGCAGGGGGTAGTGCCGCTCGGGGAGAGGACAAGGATGGCGTCAAGTACCAGGTGTCGCTGCCAGAGAGCATGAAGCTGGAAGGCGGCAGTCCCCTGCGCCCGGGCCTGGCTGCTGTGAGCACCCAGCCTGCCACACACCACCCCATCCCCACCTATCCCTCCTATGTGCCGGCCGCGGCCCACGACTACAGCAGCGGGCTCTTCCATCCCGGAGGCTTCCTGGGTGGCCCTGCCTCCAGCTTCACCCCTAAGCAGCGCAGCAAGGCGCGCTCCTGCTCAG AAGGCCGGGAGTGTGTCAACTGTGGGGCCACAGCCACCCCTCTCTGGCGGCGAGACGGCACTGGCCACTACCTGTGCAATGCCTGCGGGCTCTACCACAAGATGAACGGGCAGAACCGGCCGCTGATCAAGCCCAAGCGGAGACTG TCAGCCGCCAGGAGAGCGGGCACCTGTTGTGCAAATTGTCAGACGACAACCACCACCTTATGGCGCCGAAACGCCAACGGGGACCCTGTCTGCAACGCCTGTGGCCTCTACTACAAGCTGCACAAT GTGAACAGGCCACTGACCATGAAGAAGGAAGGGATCCAGACCCGGAACCGGAAGATGTCCAACAAGTCCAAGAAGAGCAAGAAAGGGACCGAGTGCTTCGAGGAGCTGTCCAAGTGTATGCAGGACAAGGCCTCCCCCTTCAGTGCAGCCGCCCTGGCCGGGCACATGGCACCCGTGGGCCACCTCCCGCCCTTCAGCCATTCGGGACACATCTTGCCCACCCCGACACCCATCcacccctcctccagcctcccctTCGGCCACCCCCACCCATCCAGCATGGTGACCGCCATGGGCTAG
- the GATA2 gene encoding endothelial transcription factor GATA-2 isoform X1: protein MKNRKLKAGRRDRRTERQRVRARRRAWRGARTGSHGGLSPARPGRRGPAPAASRSHSRPRLTRRTPASSLAERSSEKPGTRAPQRGAGREAQRAARACGSPRARDLPVPSRMGFCVPGRALLPAPGPRTDERTARRRGRRRPPAGARASLALPRADLGEGDGGAPAELGLAGRPPSRGDRGLSSLLGLLKSSFPGESGDVRGPASRWRGRQAGEAASSYPITDCQSRRPSPHSPGGSPDPCLPSCPGPTWDSSGFLPREPWTQRGERGWRTSITHQYPAPVSVPPQFLCSRPSLLGHRLPSSLGLLRLCNGRERGDACSGPTRPTELDLWIGGTPPPPPPRSRTSAGHGGGARAAALDGAPRRAECAAPRLAPPGPGAQLHGARAAAAPRRARLTGGQMCRPHLLHSPGLPWLDGGKAALSAAAAHHHNPWTVSPFSKTPLHPSAAGGPGGPLSVYPGAASASGGGSGSSVASLTPTAAHSGSHLFGFPPTPPKEVSPDPSAVGAASPASSSAGGSAARGEDKDGVKYQVSLPESMKLEGGSPLRPGLAAVSTQPATHHPIPTYPSYVPAAAHDYSSGLFHPGGFLGGPASSFTPKQRSKARSCSEGRECVNCGATATPLWRRDGTGHYLCNACGLYHKMNGQNRPLIKPKRRLSAARRAGTCCANCQTTTTTLWRRNANGDPVCNACGLYYKLHNVNRPLTMKKEGIQTRNRKMSNKSKKSKKGTECFEELSKCMQDKASPFSAAALAGHMAPVGHLPPFSHSGHILPTPTPIHPSSSLPFGHPHPSSMVTAMG from the exons ATGAAGAATCGTAAGCTAAAGGCAGGGAGGAGAGACAGACGTACGGAGAGGCAGCGGGTCCGGGCCAGACGGCGCGCGTGGCGGGGAGCGCGAACCGGGAGCCACGGAGGCCTCTCACCTGCCCGGCCCGGCCGCCGAGGCCCGGCTCCCGCGGCCTCACGCTCCCACTCCCGGCCCCGCCTTACCCGGCGGACGCCAGCCTCCTCTCTCGCGGAGCGGAGTTCCGAGAAGCCCGGGACCCGCGCGCCCCAGAGAGGAGCGGGGCGGGAGGCGCAGCGGGCGGCTAGGGCCTGCGGGTCCCCAAGGGCCCGAGACTTGCCGGTTCCCAGCCGGATGGGGTTCTGCGTCCCTGGCCGCGCACTTTTACCTGCGCCAGGGCCTCGGACAGACGAACGGACAGCCAGACGCAGAGGTAGGAGGAGGCCCCCGGCCGGGGCCCGCGCCTCCTTGGCGCTGCCCAGAGCTGACTTGGGAGAGGGTGACGGGGGCGCGCCCGCGGAGCTGGGCCTGGCCGGGCGCCCCCCAAGCCGAGGGGACCGAGGACTTTCCTCCCTCCTCGGATTATTAAAAAGTTCATTTCCTGGCGAATCGGGTGACGTCAGGGGCCCGGCGTCGCGGTGGCGGGGCCGCCAGGCCGGAGAAGCCGCCTCCAGTTACCCAATTACCGACTGTCAAtcccgccgcccctccccccactctCCCGGGGGTAGCCCGGACCCCTGccttccctcctgccctggaCCCACCTGGGATTCCTCTGGGTTTCTACCCCGAGAGCCGTGGACCCAacgaggggagaggggctggagaacGTCGATTACTCACCAATACCCCGCACCTGTCTCAGTCCCCCCCCAATTTCTTTGTTCCCGACCCTCCCTCCTCGGCCATAGACTCCCTTCGAGCCTCGGTCTCCTCCGTCTGTGCAATGGGAGAGAGCGAGGAGACGCGTGCTCCGGGCCCACTCGACCCACAGAGCTGGATCTCTGGATTGGAG GGACGCCGCCGCCTCCTCCGCCCAGATCCCGAACCTCCGCCGGCCATGGAGGTGGCGCCCGAGCAGCCGCGCTGGATGGCGCACCCCGCCGTGCTGAATGCGCAGCACCCCGACTCGCACCACCCGGGCCTGGCGCACAACTACATGGAGCCCGCGCAGCTGCTGCCCCCCGACGAG CTCGCCTGACCGGAGGCCAGATGTGCCGCCCACACTTGTTGCACAGCCCGGGGTTGCCCTGGCTGGACGGGGGTAAAGCAGCCCTCTCCGCGGCGGCAGCACACCACCACAACCCCTGGACCGTGAGCCCCTTCTCCAAGACACCACTGCACCCCTCAGCTGCTGGAGGCCCCGGAGGCCCCCTCTCCGTGTACCCAGGGGCGGCGAGTGCGAGTGGGGGAGGCAGCGGGAGCTCTGTGGCCTCCCTCACTCCCACTGCAGCCCACTCTGGCTCCCACCTCTTTGGCTTCCCACCCACCCCGCCCAAGGAAGTGTCTCCTGACCCCAGCGCTGTGGGggctgcctccccagcctcctcttcCGCAGGGGGTAGTGCCGCTCGGGGAGAGGACAAGGATGGCGTCAAGTACCAGGTGTCGCTGCCAGAGAGCATGAAGCTGGAAGGCGGCAGTCCCCTGCGCCCGGGCCTGGCTGCTGTGAGCACCCAGCCTGCCACACACCACCCCATCCCCACCTATCCCTCCTATGTGCCGGCCGCGGCCCACGACTACAGCAGCGGGCTCTTCCATCCCGGAGGCTTCCTGGGTGGCCCTGCCTCCAGCTTCACCCCTAAGCAGCGCAGCAAGGCGCGCTCCTGCTCAG AAGGCCGGGAGTGTGTCAACTGTGGGGCCACAGCCACCCCTCTCTGGCGGCGAGACGGCACTGGCCACTACCTGTGCAATGCCTGCGGGCTCTACCACAAGATGAACGGGCAGAACCGGCCGCTGATCAAGCCCAAGCGGAGACTG TCAGCCGCCAGGAGAGCGGGCACCTGTTGTGCAAATTGTCAGACGACAACCACCACCTTATGGCGCCGAAACGCCAACGGGGACCCTGTCTGCAACGCCTGTGGCCTCTACTACAAGCTGCACAAT GTGAACAGGCCACTGACCATGAAGAAGGAAGGGATCCAGACCCGGAACCGGAAGATGTCCAACAAGTCCAAGAAGAGCAAGAAAGGGACCGAGTGCTTCGAGGAGCTGTCCAAGTGTATGCAGGACAAGGCCTCCCCCTTCAGTGCAGCCGCCCTGGCCGGGCACATGGCACCCGTGGGCCACCTCCCGCCCTTCAGCCATTCGGGACACATCTTGCCCACCCCGACACCCATCcacccctcctccagcctcccctTCGGCCACCCCCACCCATCCAGCATGGTGACCGCCATGGGCTAG